The Campylobacter armoricus sequence CATTAAGATTTTCTATGGTTTTTCTATCTTCATCATACAATTCTTGCATAGAATATAAAGCATCTTTTAAAAATTTATTTTCACCCTTTAAAGCTTCTAAGGTTTCGTCCTTAGCATCAAGAACTTTTTCATGTAAATTTAAAATAGTTCCTATAGTTTTTTCTACAAAACTTTCTCCTGCTAATGTCATAGAATTTATCATAGCAGGTTGTTTTGAACCCGCAGGAATAACGCTAAAAGTTCCTTGATTAGCTTCTATATAAATTTTACCTTCTTCTTCTTTGAAATTCAAAGCTCCATTAGCCATCATTCCTTTTACAACATCTTCTGATAAATGCACTAATTGACAAAATTCTTTCATCTCTAAATAAGTTTGCATATATAATCCTTAAAGAAAAACTTCGATTGTGCTAGAATCTTGAATTAATTTTTCTTGTTGTTTTTTTCTATCCTCTAATAATTTTTGCCCTAAATCTTCATCTTCAATAGCCAAAATTTGCACTGCTAAATAAGCTGCATTTATAGCTCCAGCTTTACCTATAGCCAAAGTTGCAACAGGAATACCACTAGGCATTTGCACAGTAGAAAATAAAGAATCCATGCTAGCTAAATTACTTCCTGGCATAGGTATGCCCAATACAGGCTTTGTTGTATGTGCTGCCACAGCTCCTGCTAAATGTGCTGCCATGCCAGCTGCAGCTATAAATATCTTAGCACCCTTATCTTCAGCTTCTTTTATATACTCTTGAGTTCTTTTAGGGCTTCTATGAGCTGAAGTTACTAAAATTTCATATTTTACTCCAAATTGTTCAAAAACCCCCAAAGCTTCTTTCACAACATCATAATCACTTTTGCTACCCATTAATATAGATACAAATTTCACTCAACACTCCTTCTTAAAAAGCTAAATTCTGGAAGCTTAAATGGCAAAATAATTTCATTTTCGTTACCACTATGAATTTCATTAAATTCTTTATTATTTTTTGCTAATAATTGTTTAAAAACTATAAAATTTTTTCCATCTTTTTGATAAGTTAAACCTATTTTATTTTCCCCTAATTCGATTTTACTATTTATAGGAGTTAAAATTTCATATTCTTTGTTTAATTGTATTTTACCTTTACATTTAAAAACTTCACCATCTTCACTTATTGCATGAACTTGATGAGTTCCCTCTTCTATGCTTGTATTATGGTTAATAGAATCAGTTTTTTCATAAGCTCTTGAAACTAAATATCCATCTGTAAAACCTCGATTTTTTAAAGTATGAATTTCTTTTTCATATTTAGTAGCATCAAAAGCATTATTTAACACATCTTCTACAGCCATTTTGTAAGTTCTTGTAGTTAATGCTACATAATATTCACTTTTAGTTCTTCCTTCTATTTTAAAAGCGTGAATACAATTTTCTTGCATAATTTTTTGAATATAAGAACTTAAATTTAAATCTTTAGAATTAAATACATGAGTTCCATTTTCATCCTCTTCTAATCTAAAAAGAGTATTAGTTTCTGGATTTTTGGCATAAAGTTCGTAATTAAATCTACAATCATTCGCACATGATCCACGATTACTCATACGACCACTTTGCACTGAACTTATCAAACACCTTCCAGAATATGCAAAACACATAGAACCATGAACAAAACTTTCTAGTTCGATATCGCAATTATTTTTTATATCTTTGGCGTCTTTTAGACCTAATTCTCTTGCTATAACAACACGCTTTGCCCCCATATCCTTATAAACTTGAGCATCTAAATAATTTAAAATATTAGCTTGGGTTGATACATGTAAATTTATTTCAGGTGCAAGCTCTTTAACTAAACGCATAACACCCACAGAAGCCACTATAAAAGCATCAGGCTTCATCTCTTTTAGTTTTAAAATATGTCTTTTTAAACCTTCAATTTGTGAGCTAAAATGAAAACCATTGATTGTTACATAAATTTTCTTACCCTTTGTATGAGTATAATCAATAGCCTCTTTAAAAGTTTCATAATTAAAATCCCTGGCAGTTCTTGCTCTTAACGAAAAATTACTTACTCCTGCATAAACTGCATCAGCACCATAGGCTAATGCAATTTTTAATTTTGTAAAATTTCCTGCTGGAGAAACAATCTCAGGAATAATCATTTTTTTCCTAAACTAGCAATCAAGGCCTCTATATCATCATTACTTACAACATCTGCAGTTGTATCACCTTGAATATGCACCGCAGATCCAACGCGTTTTTCATCATCAATTTTACCTTCAAATAAACTACTCATATATCTACTTAAAGCTCTCATTACATTTATAACGCGTTCAATTTTTTGACGATGTATATCTTGATACTGCATAGCATCCATAGCCATCATCACCTCATCTTGACCAGTTTGCAAACAACCTGTAATCTCATCAATAATATTTTTAGCATTATTATTTGTGTCAATAGCTTCTTTAAAACTTGCTACATTTGGAAATTTAGCATTTAATTTTTCAAAAATCTCTATGTTTTTATTTAGAGCATCACTAATAACACAAAGTTCATTCTCAGAATTTGCAAAAAAATCATTGATAACCTCAAGCTTTTCCATCATTTCAGTAGCTTTAATCTCACTATCTCTTGTAACATCATCAAGCTGATGTACAACTTTATGCTCTTTACTAGGTGGTGGTGGTGGCCAAGCCATATCTGCTCTTGCTTTATAATCTCCATTGATCATATCATTAACAATTTGCTTGTTTTTTTCTTCATCTTCATAGTCTGTTTCAGGCTTTACCTCGGTATCCTCTACATTGTCAAGATCTAAGTCCTCAGTACTATTCATTAAAGCATCTAATTCTTCTTGAGTCATTGTTACACCTTTTTTGATTATAAAAACTAATTTTGGATTATATTACAAAAAAATATAATCCAAAATTAATTTTTTAAAATTAATTACATTTTTTATATAAAAATTTCTTTTTTTATTTGATTATAAAAAATATATTAATTTAAACTTAATTTAAAAAAAATATATTACAATCTTAAAAATAAAAACAAATGTCTAATTAAAAAAGGAGAAAAAATGGGTAAATTTGTAAATAGTATTGATGAGTTTTTTAGTTACACACAAGAGCATGAAGTTTTATTTGTTGATTTTAGATTTACTGATATGATAGGCACATGGCATCATCTTACTTACAACATAAAAGCTATTGATCACAAGACTTTTGAAAACGGAATTCCTTTTGATGCGAGCTCCTTGCATGGATGGCAACCTATAGAAAAATCAGATATGATTTTAAAACCTGATGTAGAAAGTGCATTTTTAGATCCTTTTACAGCAGATCCTACTATTATAGTAATTTGTGATGTATATGATATTTACAAAGATCAAATGTATGAAAAATGTCCAAGAAGTATTGCTAAAAAAGCTATGCAATACTTAAACACAAGTAATATCGCTGATACAGCTTTTTTTGGTCCTGAAAACGAATTTTTTATTTTTGACAATGTAAAAATAGTTGATTCATCAAATTGCTCTAAATATGAAGTTGATACCGAAGAAGGTGAGTGGAATGACAATAAAGATTTTATAGATAGCTACAATAGCGGGCATCGTCCTAGAAATAAAGGTGGATATTTTCCAGTAAGCCCTATTGATTCTAGTGTAGATATTAGAGCTGAAATGGTACAAGTTTTAGAAAGAGTTGGTTTAAAAACTTTCGTACATCATCATGAAGTAGCACAAGGTCAAGCTGAAATAGGCGTAGAATTTGGAAATTTAGTTGAAGCGGCTGATAATGTTCAAATTTATAAATATGTAGTAAAAATGGTAGCACATTTAAATGGTAAAACAGCAACCTTTATGCCAAAACCACTCTATGGGGACAATGGAAGTGGTATGCATGTACATATGAGTCTTTGGAAAGATGGGGTTAATTTATTTTATGATAAAGAAGGCTATGGAAAACTAAGTGAATGTGCAATTAATTATATCGGAGGAATTTTAGGAAATGCTAGAAGTGTTGCTGCATTTACCAATCCTAGTTCAAATTCTTACAAAAGAATAGTTCCAGGTTTTGAAGCACCTTGTATATTAACTTATTCTTGTCAAAATCGTTCTGCAAGTTGTCGCGTGCCTTATGGTATCAATGAAAAAAGCGCAAGAGTTGAAATAAGATTTCCTGATAGCACTTCTAATCCATATTTAGCTTTTACAAGCTTACTCATGGCAGGACTTGATGGTATTAAAAACAAAATTCAACCAGTAGGTCCAATGGATGAAAATTTATTTGCCTTAACTTTAGATGAGATTAGAGAAAAAGGTATAGAACAACTACCTCATACTTTAAGAGGATCTTTAGAAGCGCTTATTAGAAAAAATGCTTTTTTAAAACCTGTAATGAGTGATGTGTTTATTGATGATTATCAACACATGAAATTCGAAACTCAAGTTTGGCCTGTAGAAGCTAGACCTACTGCATATGAGTTTAAAACTTGTTATTCTTGCTAATTTTGATGCCATAAAGGCATCAAAAATTTAAAATACTATTGTTTTATTATTATGTATAAAAATCCTATCATCAAACACTAAATCTAAAGCTTTAGAAAAAACATTTTTTTCTACATTACGCCCCGCTTGTTGCATAGCTTGCCAAGAATACTCATGAGTAACTGGTATTACATCTTGAGTAATGATTGGACCTTCATCTAAATTGTTATTTACAAAATGTGCAGTTGCGCCTATGATTTTAACCCCTCTTTCATAGGCTTGTTTATAAGGATTAGCCCCTATAAATGCAGGTAAAAAAGAATGATGAATATTAATAATCTTTCCTTCAAAATGTTCTACAAAAGATGGAGATAATATTCTCATATATTTAGCCAAAACAATATAATCAAACTCATATTGCCTTAAACACTCTAGCATTTTTTTTTCATGCTCTTGCCTAGTTAAATCTTGTGCTAAGATAGTATGAAAAGGTATATTAAATTTATTTACCAGTGGTTTTAAAATGTCATAATTTGCCACTACAGCTTTGATATTTGCATTAAATTCTCCACTAAATTGACGAATAAGTAACTCGCCCAAGCAATGTGTTTCTTTAGTTGCTAAAACAATAATATCTTTTTTTCTTTTTGGGGTAATTTCAATTTGTGCATTATCAGGAAGCATAGCTTCAAGTGTTCCTTTAAAAGCTTTTATATCAAGCTCTCCTTCTAAATGTGCTCTAAAGAAAAAACGATTTTCACCAACAAATTCATCATTTTTTATAATATTGATTCTGTATTTAAAAATAACATCTGAAATTCTATAAATCAAACCTTTTTCATCGCTACTTGAAATTTTTAAAATATATTCATTCATTTTTGCTCCTTTATATAGTTTTTTAATTCTTGCAATCTTCTTTTTTCAAGTTCAACTCCAAGCTCTTTCCCGCTAAATCCTTCTTTTAATAAATCATTTGCACTAATTTTACTTTCAAAAGTATGATTATATAAATTTAATTTTTTAGCTTGCACAATACGCTCATCACTCCAAAGTCCAAGCCATTTACAAAGTGGTATTTTTAAAGCAATTTTAGCTAAATTAAAATCGTCAATTATACCTAAAACAAATTCTTGTTCGCATTTTTTTAAAAGCTCTTTTTTTAATTTTGTTTTTTTAAAAAAATCCTCTTTGTTTATATGAAAAAAATTTAAATACAAATATAAAAACAAAGCTTCATCTTTAATAAATTTTTGACTTTGTCTTAAAAGATTTTCAAATTCAGTATTTTGTGTTTTATAAAAAAAGATTTTTTCCTCTAAATTTAAAATTTTAAAATACCCATATGCTTTGTCAAGATTTGAAGTTTTAAAAATTTTATATAACTCATTATTAATACGATCTCTTGAGAGTTCATTTATATCCATAGTTTGCATTAATTTTAAACTTTCTTTTGCAATCATTAAATCAAATCTACACGCAAAAGAAATTCCACGAAGCACTCTTAAACTATCTTCTATAAAACTTTTATCATCAATATGTCTTATAATCTTTGCTTGTAAATCTTGCAAACCATTAAAAAAATCTAAAAATTCAAAATCAAAAATATTTACCATTAAAGCATTAATGGTAAAATCTCTTCTTTTAGCTCCTTCTTGCTCATCATTGCAAACTTTAACCTCAAAACCTTTGTGGCCTTTAGAAATTTTATTTTCATATCGTGCTAAAGCTAAATCAAATTTTTTATACTTATAAACAAAAAAACTTTTTCCTACGCCACTTGCTCCAAACTTTTTCATAAGTTCATCAAAAAGTTTAGGGTGTATGTCATATATTTCTATATCATAATCATCACTTGATAAATTTAAAAAGGAATTTCTTACACAACCACCTACTAAATAAGCCCTTTTTGTGTAAGATTTAAGTATATTTTTAATACTTAAAAAATCTTGATCATTTTTTAAGTCTATCTTCAATTTTTGCAAGTAAAAACTCTAAAAAAGTAATAGTTATATCTAATCTTTTTTCCAAATGTTCATCTTTGGTATTTTTTAAACCTTCAAATAATACCAAAATACGCTCTCTAATATTTTTTAAAAAAAACTCTTCATTATTTTGTATATTTTCTTTTTCATTTTCAATTGCTTCTATTTTTATATCTATATTTTGTTTTTCATCTTTAACATTCACTTCTAAATCATCAAGCTCTTGCATTAATTCTTGTGTCACTTTATTTATCTCTTCTTTATTTTTTTTTTCTTGCAAATTGATATCTTCTTTTATTTCTTCTACCATAGGAGCAAACTCTTCATTTTTATTACTCTTGCTATCTAATTCAGAATTGACTTCATTTATAGCCATTTTTGCTAAATCTTCTATATTCATAATTTTATCAACCACCTTTTAAATTCATTGACTTCTTCATCACTTTTCATATGAACAAAAAAATCAAGCATTTCATAATTTAAATCCTCATGATTTGATCGCAAACCACTTAAACGCCTTATGGCATCGATTGCATTTTTATTTTGAGGATCTTGTTTTAATATATTTTTATAAATTTCCAAGGCTTCATTTTTTAAGCCTTGCGCTTCATATATAGAAGCTTCTGTTACTGTGTATCTCATTATAAATCCATAAAATAAAATATTGAAATTTTAACAAAAAAGGCTTTAAATTATTTTAATTATCACTTAATTGTAGGAGCTTTGTATGCTAAAAAAACAAAAATATTTAATAATATAGCTACTGCAATTAAAACAACAAAACCTAAAACAAAATTTCCAAATTTATCATGAAGTAATCCTATAATCCAAGGTGCTTGAGCTGCTATTAAATACCCTATTCCTTGTGACATAGCAGAAAGTTTTGCTGCTATAATAGAATTTGAACTTTTCATAGCAATAAATAACAAGGATATAGTAAAAACTCCACTAGAAGCACATCCTAAAAAAATAGCCGCTAAAAACAATATTGCTTTTATATTGCAAAGAAAAATTAACACAAAACTTAAAAGATATAAAAAACCTAATGTAATTATTGCAAAACTCTTAGCATGAAATCTAAGTTTTCCTAAAAGTATTGGTAGCAAAAATGCCACTGGCATTCCTACAACTTGAGATAATAATAAAATATTAGATCCAAAATCTATTCCAAAGCCCTTTTCACTAATCATTACACTAAGCCAAGCAAAAAGACTATAAGATAAAAAACTTTGCAAACCCATTACAATAGTAACTTTCCAAGCTGTTAAATTTAAAAATATATTTATATTATCCATACTTTTATTTTTAGAACGAAATAATCTTTTATTTTTTAAATGTGGAAAATAAAAAAATAAAGCAATTAAAGCTAAAATAATCCAAAAAAACATAGCTTGAGGAACATCAAAAATTTTAAGTAAAGGCAAAGATAAAGCCACACCTGCGATAGATGATACACCAATAATAGAACCATATAAACCCATTATTTTATAGGCTTTAGATGAAAATTTTTCTTTAATAAAAG is a genomic window containing:
- the ciaD gene encoding effector protein CiaD codes for the protein MNIEDLAKMAINEVNSELDSKSNKNEEFAPMVEEIKEDINLQEKKNKEEINKVTQELMQELDDLEVNVKDEKQNIDIKIEAIENEKENIQNNEEFFLKNIRERILVLFEGLKNTKDEHLEKRLDITITFLEFLLAKIEDRLKK
- the glnA gene encoding type I glutamate--ammonia ligase, which codes for MGKFVNSIDEFFSYTQEHEVLFVDFRFTDMIGTWHHLTYNIKAIDHKTFENGIPFDASSLHGWQPIEKSDMILKPDVESAFLDPFTADPTIIVICDVYDIYKDQMYEKCPRSIAKKAMQYLNTSNIADTAFFGPENEFFIFDNVKIVDSSNCSKYEVDTEEGEWNDNKDFIDSYNSGHRPRNKGGYFPVSPIDSSVDIRAEMVQVLERVGLKTFVHHHEVAQGQAEIGVEFGNLVEAADNVQIYKYVVKMVAHLNGKTATFMPKPLYGDNGSGMHVHMSLWKDGVNLFYDKEGYGKLSECAINYIGGILGNARSVAAFTNPSSNSYKRIVPGFEAPCILTYSCQNRSASCRVPYGINEKSARVEIRFPDSTSNPYLAFTSLLMAGLDGIKNKIQPVGPMDENLFALTLDEIREKGIEQLPHTLRGSLEALIRKNAFLKPVMSDVFIDDYQHMKFETQVWPVEARPTAYEFKTCYSC
- the purE gene encoding 5-(carboxyamino)imidazole ribonucleotide mutase, whose amino-acid sequence is MKFVSILMGSKSDYDVVKEALGVFEQFGVKYEILVTSAHRSPKRTQEYIKEAEDKGAKIFIAAAGMAAHLAGAVAAHTTKPVLGIPMPGSNLASMDSLFSTVQMPSGIPVATLAIGKAGAINAAYLAVQILAIEDEDLGQKLLEDRKKQQEKLIQDSSTIEVFL
- the purU gene encoding formyltetrahydrofolate deformylase, giving the protein MNEYILKISSSDEKGLIYRISDVIFKYRINIIKNDEFVGENRFFFRAHLEGELDIKAFKGTLEAMLPDNAQIEITPKRKKDIIVLATKETHCLGELLIRQFSGEFNANIKAVVANYDILKPLVNKFNIPFHTILAQDLTRQEHEKKMLECLRQYEFDYIVLAKYMRILSPSFVEHFEGKIINIHHSFLPAFIGANPYKQAYERGVKIIGATAHFVNNNLDEGPIITQDVIPVTHEYSWQAMQQAGRNVEKNVFSKALDLVFDDRIFIHNNKTIVF
- a CDS encoding MFS transporter; protein product: MIVQFSYKKFFWINILVVITLALNLRAPITSIGPMVEHIQEYYKINSTLVGMLTTLPLIAFGLISFFVAYFSQIRALFFALILIAFGEIVRSYGGNIGLFFGVFLIGGGIAIANVLLPSFIKEKFSSKAYKIMGLYGSIIGVSSIAGVALSLPLLKIFDVPQAMFFWIILALIALFFYFPHLKNKRLFRSKNKSMDNINIFLNLTAWKVTIVMGLQSFLSYSLFAWLSVMISEKGFGIDFGSNILLLSQVVGMPVAFLLPILLGKLRFHAKSFAIITLGFLYLLSFVLIFLCNIKAILFLAAIFLGCASSGVFTISLLFIAMKSSNSIIAAKLSAMSQGIGYLIAAQAPWIIGLLHDKFGNFVLGFVVLIAVAILLNIFVFLAYKAPTIK
- a CDS encoding protein phosphatase CheZ, which gives rise to MTQEELDALMNSTEDLDLDNVEDTEVKPETDYEDEEKNKQIVNDMINGDYKARADMAWPPPPPSKEHKVVHQLDDVTRDSEIKATEMMEKLEVINDFFANSENELCVISDALNKNIEIFEKLNAKFPNVASFKEAIDTNNNAKNIIDEITGCLQTGQDEVMMAMDAMQYQDIHRQKIERVINVMRALSRYMSSLFEGKIDDEKRVGSAVHIQGDTTADVVSNDDIEALIASLGKK
- a CDS encoding peptidase U32 family protein, which translates into the protein MIIPEIVSPAGNFTKLKIALAYGADAVYAGVSNFSLRARTARDFNYETFKEAIDYTHTKGKKIYVTINGFHFSSQIEGLKRHILKLKEMKPDAFIVASVGVMRLVKELAPEINLHVSTQANILNYLDAQVYKDMGAKRVVIARELGLKDAKDIKNNCDIELESFVHGSMCFAYSGRCLISSVQSGRMSNRGSCANDCRFNYELYAKNPETNTLFRLEEDENGTHVFNSKDLNLSSYIQKIMQENCIHAFKIEGRTKSEYYVALTTRTYKMAVEDVLNNAFDATKYEKEIHTLKNRGFTDGYLVSRAYEKTDSINHNTSIEEGTHQVHAISEDGEVFKCKGKIQLNKEYEILTPINSKIELGENKIGLTYQKDGKNFIVFKQLLAKNNKEFNEIHSGNENEIILPFKLPEFSFLRRSVE
- a CDS encoding CCA tRNA nucleotidyltransferase → MQKLKIDLKNDQDFLSIKNILKSYTKRAYLVGGCVRNSFLNLSSDDYDIEIYDIHPKLFDELMKKFGASGVGKSFFVYKYKKFDLALARYENKISKGHKGFEVKVCNDEQEGAKRRDFTINALMVNIFDFEFLDFFNGLQDLQAKIIRHIDDKSFIEDSLRVLRGISFACRFDLMIAKESLKLMQTMDINELSRDRINNELYKIFKTSNLDKAYGYFKILNLEEKIFFYKTQNTEFENLLRQSQKFIKDEALFLYLYLNFFHINKEDFFKKTKLKKELLKKCEQEFVLGIIDDFNLAKIALKIPLCKWLGLWSDERIVQAKKLNLYNHTFESKISANDLLKEGFSGKELGVELEKRRLQELKNYIKEQK
- a CDS encoding DUF3972 domain-containing protein, which translates into the protein MQTYLEMKEFCQLVHLSEDVVKGMMANGALNFKEEEGKIYIEANQGTFSVIPAGSKQPAMINSMTLAGESFVEKTIGTILNLHEKVLDAKDETLEALKGENKFLKDALYSMQELYDEDRKTIENLNEQLKYARNEVEFLKRKYKMMWNKTIELYANNSEKPEELKEEK